The genomic segment GAAGACTGGTATTAATGCCCCTAGCTATCTGGTTAATGTTGTTCCCAGTGTTGGTCAAGTTAACCGATATCTTACCCAACTCTCGATAAGTGGAGAGTGCAACAGTAGTTACCTTGCGGGGAAACTGGCGACGAAAGAAAGCGCGACGAAATGCTTCGGCTCGACTTAACCCTACCTCGTTTGCCTTAGCGAACGATAGTTCATCTTCTTCAGGAGTAAGTAGCAGGTTGAACATTCTTGTTCGCTTCTGCTGTTGCGATTTTTCTCGTGGCGGTTTGTGCTTCATTTGTCACACAGGGTAATTCAAACGGCTTCACTATTTTTTATTTCAGTGAGCGATCTGTTGCGGGGGCTTGGGGGTGTCCCCCAACGAGGATTGGGCGGCAAACAAATTAAAATCTTGCAATAAATATATATTGCCGCCCATACCTCGCTGCTGTCAATTACGTGGTCAAAGTTATCGTTCTATTTTGGCGCACTGCTCTAGGGCGCGTTTATACCATCAGAGAGATAGTTTTCGGGTGGTATATTGTGGAATATTTAGGACATATAGTGGTATTAACTGGAATAAAGGGGGATAAAAGGGGCTATTTTATTGTCAATAATTAGTCTTAATTGCAAATAAGAATCAAACTACTAGCAACTTATTCCCTAATATTCCACAATGTTCCATAACATTCCATTTTTAGCCACTGATAATCCACAATATTACACCGTTTTTAGTAAGTATTTATGCCTAATTTTGAGTCATTTGAATTGAAGCTGAGGATTAAGAGAAGTAAGCAGCAGGCAGAGGGAAAACTGCTCGACTATCTGCTGCACCATCCTACAATAAGTTCAACGGAAGCTGTGCTATCTGCTTGTCGTGCTTATTGGATGCCACTAGCAATGATTAAGGCTGGTGAAGAAAATCCGGCTGTGCTGCGAGAAGTGGGATGGTCGGCTATTTTGGATCTGGAAAAGCAGATTCAATTGATTAAGCGGGTGTTGCAGTTGGAGGAGACTACATCAATACCTGCATCCTCGGTTCCAGTAGTGCCTGTTGAGTCTGTAGAAGCGATAGCTTATCCAACTGTTACTACTGAACAGCTACCAACACCTGAAGATTTAGATGACGAGTTAGGTGTCAATGATTTTGATTGACAATATTACTTAGGCACGATGACAGTTAAACCTTTCAAGTTTTAAAAGAAGTCAACAGTATTAATAATTTATATGCAGAATTCGTTAAATCCAGCAGCAGCTTTAGTAATGGACTTTGGTGGTTCGGGAGCTAAGGGTATTGGATTGAGAATTGAGTCAGGAATTGGTAAGCCGTTTTTAATCTGCCTTAACCCTGAAGTGGAACCAGTAACCAAAGCGTCGATTGATGCTTATATGTCAGGAACGTTGGGAGCGACTGAACCGGAGAATAGTTGCTGGATTGCTATTGGTAAACAATATTATGCTATTGGTGCGTTAGCACGAGAACGTTTTCATGCAGAGGTCGATCTACATCCGTTGAAGTGGGAAGATGCGATTCGTAAAACTCTTGCTGCTGTTTGGGTATTAAGTGAACGGTTAGGACTTGGCAACGAGTTTGATATTTCGATTGCTGCCCTACTTCCCCCTGGGGAATATAAAAATGATCGGGAGCGTTTTGAGTCGAAGTTAAAGGAAAGTCTCGCTAATTTTGTTACTCCCAGTGGAAACTTTAAGGTTAATCTAGTTTTCTTTGATTGCAAGCCGGAGAGTGGTGGTATTTACTTGTATCGCAGACGAGTTCTTAAGGATGCAATCAAGCAGTCTGTGATAGCAGTAGCAATGATTGGACATCGTAATGCTTCGATCCTATTCTCGAATAAAGGTGCTGTTGGGGAGGGTGTTACTTCAAATTTTGGCTGTAATAAACTGGTAGAAATTTTTGTTAGGGAAACTTCAGGGACGGAGACTCATTCCACTGATAAAATTATTCGGGCAATTGTAGAAGCT from the Crinalium epipsammum PCC 9333 genome contains:
- a CDS encoding ParM/StbA family protein yields the protein MQNSLNPAAALVMDFGGSGAKGIGLRIESGIGKPFLICLNPEVEPVTKASIDAYMSGTLGATEPENSCWIAIGKQYYAIGALARERFHAEVDLHPLKWEDAIRKTLAAVWVLSERLGLGNEFDISIAALLPPGEYKNDRERFESKLKESLANFVTPSGNFKVNLVFFDCKPESGGIYLYRRRVLKDAIKQSVIAVAMIGHRNASILFSNKGAVGEGVTSNFGCNKLVEIFVRETSGTETHSTDKIIRAIVEAGAEVKGQPFMALARSCSAAGKKEDVKQMVKATRLAREEYFQMLTRWLDKKLPSERNELIFCGGTAHLFKQELSERYSLDTVLWDADVELPPTLDSVGLGSRLADVYAMYRTFRERLSSRLGVTAAD
- a CDS encoding plasmid mobilization protein codes for the protein MKHKPPREKSQQQKRTRMFNLLLTPEEDELSFAKANEVGLSRAEAFRRAFFRRQFPRKVTTVALSTYRELGKISVNLTNTGNNINQIARGINTSLQRDQAVQVDTSAIALLNELSAQLNQTTELLHQVRREIMDSNSVTEDFEELQVD